The DNA region TAACCAGCATTGTGCATGCAGCAGTCATGGTTGATGAGAAAATGTGAATCCCTTTGACACTTCGAGCTGGAGACTCTCGACAGAGGACACGCAGATAGATACATAGCTTCCGAATGTCTTGACGCCGATGTCGATCGAGCTAGCGCATTTATTTAAGAAGAAGGTGTAGTATGTGCAATGCATGGGAAATTATAGGTCGACGACGACGGAATGGAACTGCTCGACTGCTCGTGTTGAACGAACACTAAACTGAACTTATTTCGATGGTGACATCGATCGATTCTGAAGCGCCGGCGTTGTCAGGATCGAATACGGCCCATGCTACGCTCACAGCAGGCGGGTGCAGGATACGTTACGTACGTACACGAACTGAACCTAACTACCAGTATAGGGAATTAACCTTGTAATCGACTGGTCGAGAAAATGGAGACGAGGACCGAGGCTTGCATTTCTCGGCTGGTAGACGGCGCCATCTAGCATCATAATATCACCAAGCATGTAGCTAGATAGGTTTGAACTCCAAGTTCATTCCCAGTGAGAATGAAAAATGAATCAGTTGGGTTGAAGGATAAACTAATAGGTGTATGCAGCATGTGAATTTTTTCTGTCAGACGATAATGAATAAAGATTCCGGtttcaacctcaaggatgactCAATCCAGGATTATTATTTTAAGTGTTAGCAAACGCTACACACGTATCGAATCCTGAAACTAAATGGTCATCCATGAGAAGCAAAAAAGGCATTGTAATATGTAGACTCCTCCAACATTTAGCGCACGCCTAAATCAACGACTCTTTTTGGTTGTCACTGCTCTACAATTTCCACTTGGCTGTGTGCGGACGTAAGGTTGGATATTTTTtcattttctaaaaatatataatTTCTCCTAACTAGGTTATATTATCTTTCTTATAATAATACCTCTTTTTAATAAATACCACATGAATATCTTAATCTTCCGTGGTAATTTCATCTGCCAAATTTCCTATGTAAGCCTAATTCGATTATTGAAAAGGTGCCTATCTATACATTGACGGTTCCATATCTGTGTGACCACTTAAGAGTACTCttcattttttttctcaaaTATGCTGGAGAGCTGCGTATATTATATTAAGAAAGAGAAAAAAGATTCTAAAACACGTACAAACAAACTAACACTACACCCACTCACGCCTTAAAAAAGGTATTTACACGCGTCTATTGTGAACTAGAGACACGCACCCCAACATCGACCTAGAGCAAAAGCTTCGTGAGCTTAGCCTCCATTAAATTTGGCTCAAGGGCAGCGAGATAAGACAAGCCCCGAGCCCCAGCGGCCCAGCCAAGCCCCAAAGCTGCAAATCCTCTCACGCTCTTCTAAAAGAAGCATCACGTACATCAGCCAAACCCTGATAACACTCCCCTAAAAAAAACCCTGATAACACGCGCAATTTAGCTATATCAACTAATCTCGGTCGATGTCACGCACCCTGTACATGGATAGCGCAAGCATAGGTAGCCTACATCTCCAGTCGCCATACACCCGTTGAGTGCAGGCTTGTGCAAAAGTGATCTATGCTGGACGATCGACGAAGAGAGAGACACCCCGGTTGCCCGGGCCAACTCTACACCACCCATATATCCATGCGCCCGTCGATCGATCGATCTACCTGCAGGCAGCAGCAAGCAACCAATGCAACCAACAGGAGGTTAATGGAAATGTGTTAGCTAGCTTTGCTCAGCTTAGTTTATTATCTCGCATGCAGATGCAGAGTTCTTTCTTGCCAAGGAATGCTAGCTACTGACGAGGACGTCGTCAGTGGGCGTCCCTGTCACAATGAAGCTGGAATTCTGGATGCGATATTCTGCTGGCAGCTGATGGATGAGGGATCGGCCGGAGCTCTCTCTCTCGGCGACCATGCATGTACGAAGTGATCATCATCGATCGAACGCTGTGAAGTCTGAACTGCACACATCCAAGAAAAGAGACGGGTACAATGATTAGCGTGCTCCATGATTGATCCAATCATCGCCAGGGGGTGGATGGGACGGGAAGGGCGAGCACGCGCGCTCGGTGTATAAAATGCGTGCCACAAAATTTTATGCCTAGCCGCCGTCTTAGCTCAAGACGACGACTCACTGTGAAGTGAAACACTCCCTTAAGACGTTAGTCAGACTTTTCTAACAAACGAGTTAAGAAATAGTACTATACTGTACAGCAAATGTAATTTCAAATGGAAGAAATAATGGTACTACTTGTGGTTTGAGTTGTTTGAGGTCTTATTGTTTTAATTACTCGGTCTTACTTAGCGTCTCACCACAGCCacgctatgtgtagattattcCTACATGCACAACGCTTCCTTACAATTCTGTCGGTATTGTTGTAGCCCACTCGTCCAAGGGCTAGAAATACATTTGGATTGAGCTAGAATCAACAACTCGTGCAAGTCATGGACATGTAACGTCAGAACTATAAGAGATCATGATTCTAATAGGAAGATTTAAAACCAGCCGTTACTATACATATACCCCTTCCTTTCCCAAATTATAAATAGTTCATTTTAGTTATCCAACTTTAACTAAGTTTATTTGtagaaaaaatataaaaacATCTACAGTATTCAAATACATGTACTATCAAATATCAATACATATTCTATGGTTCATTCAAATAGAGACTCTACCGGTAGATATTGATGTATTTCCATAAATCTGGTCAAAGCCAGAGTTAGAATAAAAATTAAAGCAAGTTCAAAAGTCTCCCTGTATCATTTCACCTGATGAGCTGCTAGCTGCGAGATCAGCCACACGCGCTCCTCCGATCCATTGGCCATCCGCGCGAACCCTCTCGGTCGCCGACTCGCCGTCCGCCTCCCCCGGCAAATAATTGTGTCCCCGACGtgggcgccggccggccggtggaTGGACCTGAGCTGCGGATGCCTGTCGCCGGAAGGGGCTCTCGCTCTCGGTTTCGATCGGCGCGTGGGCTTCCACAGACCACAGTTCAAGCTGGCCCCGTTAGGGCTGCCAAGCATTTCCCTGGCCGGCTGGCCCCTTTCTGAGATGTATCGCGTCGTCCTGATCGACCGGTCCAACAATTAGGCACCGGATCATTGTGGATTACGTACGCTCACCTCTTTGCATTATATGCGTGCTCCCTGATTGGGTGCCTAGGCTTCGGAGGGAAGCGGAAATCAATCATGAGATGGCGTATAGCCGAAGAGAGGAATAATCGGATTGGGGCTTGCTCTCGCTGGTAAAAAATATAATGCTAACTTGTTTCTCCCCAATTCTGTGTGTTGCTGAGTGTTCCAAGGATATATAGGGACTAGCTAGTGTCTGTTTCTTTGTTAGTAGTaaccacgcacgcacgcacggcaCCGCAAAAAAACATGACCGCTTCAGATTATCGAGGTTATATTAACAAAAGAGATTATTGGAGGGCCAGCCTCGTGGCCTTGTGTGTATATAGAGTTTGCGATTTTCTATTATAACGTATTCGTGTGTAGAATGTAGAACAATAGTAGGATTGTTGTGAAAGTACTTCTGAAGACAAATCTATATAAGCAAGTTATCTGTCCAAAAAGAATGCTTGAAATCTATTGATAATTTTTTATATAATCAAAgctttatttttttttgaagatCATTAGGTTAATAGATTCATTGACAATTAAATTCTTAAAGTTCAATGTAGACATATCATCGTTATAATTTCTTAAATAGGCAAGCTAACCTAATCGAGGCAATCATCGAGAATAATTTATCAAGTGTCTGGTGGTTTTCTTTTATTGGAAATGTTAGCTAGGCATTCTTGGTTGCTAAATTGGTTTCTCTTTTGGGGGAGTATCCAAATTAAATTGCGAACTGAGTGAGTTCAGTTGGTTAGGTTCCTTATGCTGCAACTTGCCCATTAAGGTTTGACTATTTGAGTCATCAACTCATCAACTCAGCATAGGTGATCGTATTTCCCTAAATTTATTACAAGAACTAACAGTGCTATTATATTTTTTAGTGATATGTGACATGTCTGTAAAAAACGAGACGTCTATAGTAACTTTGTTCAATCTTAAGATTTGTCGGTCGAGTCTCTCATACGGAGTGATAGGAGTAGGACTGCGCACATATATTTATAGGGATGAGCGTGCACATTTATATGTTTCGCAAAAAAGGATAACCTCGCTAAATTAGAAAAATTTAGGCCATTCGATGAGAAATTACAAAGAAAAGTAATAATCTTCGACCAATGGTGGGTGGTGGTGCGGTTTCTTGTGAAGCAACGGAAGCAAACACATTTATATCCGGTTTCTTTGAGCTTCTGGATACTTTTGAACTACTACCTTTTGGAATGTCCAAAAACTAAATACTCCCAAAAGCTAGAAGCTGAAAATCACATGGCGTGGTGCTTCTTGCTTCTGGCTTTTGGGGGTATTTGGCTTCTGGTGATTCTAAAAGCTAATGGTTTAAAAGTGTCTAGAAGTTCAAACAGATATGATCATAGATGACATACAAATTTTGTATGCATGTATGGGGTTTGGCTAAAGAAATGAAAAACGGGGATAAGGCTATCAATTTTGATGAGAGAGTGCTAAGAAACCACATATAGGAGAGGAGTTTTTTTCGTGCTACCCCCTCCATTTTTTATATATGGTGTTTAGGACAAGCTAAATAGTTAAAATAAACTAATTAGCTTATCCTAAATATGTTATATTTTAAAATGGAGAAAAAATTAGTGTGAACATGAAGATTTCAGTGTTGCTAGTTCTCCAAAAGTCGAGCTCTAGAACCAAATTTTCCTTTCCTTGTTCACAAAAGTTACGCACTCATCAACAAAACGAGTTCAATATAATTAAATGGCAAGCAATAGGTACTGTAATTTGAGTGATAGATTATGATCAAGTGGGGAGATCTATACGGAGGTATCCTGCAAGCATCGTCAATGTTAAATCTGAAACAAACCTGAAAACGACTTGACCCTCATTCAGAAGAAGTTGAAATGTTTTTGAAAGATCAATAAGCTGAAATGTTGCTATGAAGATTTACAACATATACAATATCAGGTCTGATTTTAATCTTGTGTAATTTATAGCTTAGTGAGTATGGTACGGCCCCTGCCTGTCCTACAAATAACCGCCCCTTAAATTTCGCGACAAACAGAAAATGACAGTGTCCTTGAGTCCTTCCAAAGAACACAAAGAAAAGTGTAACGAGTTGGTAGTTCATTAAAAAATAAGCCTGTACTGGACAAATAACTGTCTGACAGAGATAAATAACCGAATTCTTTAATGCTACGTCTGAGATTAACACATCATGATGAGTAAGCAAATAAAGAGGACAAGGGCGTAAGATTCTGTGAAAAAACATAAAGATCTAATGGTATCCTCAAGTACACAATTGGACCAATTCCATGCCAATTTACATTAAAAAAAAGTAAGTGCAGTAGATATATAGTAATGCAAAAGTACATAAAATTTAGGATAAAATTTCTCCAGGCCGGGAAGCCTCCGAATGCAAACGTACTTTTagtttgtttctttttttttaaagatTACACAGTACAGACCCTCGCAATGCACACACACTCATCCCTATTAATACATATACGCGAACTCTACCTATATGAGCATCTTTGAATACTGAGTCGGCAAATCCTCGAGATTGATGAAGTCACCACAGGCGCCTTACTGTCGACGGGAACATCGTCTATTATTGAAAGCACAATGCcgttaaatattagaaaattcGCTTCCATGAGGATTCATACCCAGGACTTAAGGCGCTACTGAGACTTTTATAACCGCTAGCATACGTTAGAGACGATACCCCTTAGTTAGTATGTTACTTCATCAGGCAGATTTGTATATAGTTCCAATAAAAAAGATATATTTCGATTACTTTTTTGGTGGGTCGATCAAGGCGAGCAAGCAAGTAGCTGCTAGCCTGCTACCCTCCCACATGCCAGAATTTGTCTTGCATTACCCAGTTGCGCATTTTTTTTCTGACACTCTCTGCGTCCCTGTAACGAGATTCTCGATCATTGTCATCACGGAATTTGTCTGACAAAAGCCCAGCTGCCAGCAGCACCAGTGCCCTGCATTCAGGTACCAAATCAAGGGGAGCGAACACAATCATGATAAGAGAGCAAAACCAAACGCACTGAGCCTGACTGCTTGTTGGAAATGAGCTTGACTGCTTGAACCGGCAAAGCAAAGATGATGGAGCGTTTACATGACGTCTAGGTATACCAACACGACTAGTAGTGAACCGATCGATCCTCTCCAAGAATTCTACATCTGAAGATTAGTGCAAGTACAAGTTCCAGTGCAATTTGCAGGAAAAGACATGGGGCATCTATCAGGAGCGCAAGACCATCTGGGAGTGCTCAGAATTGTCTGATCGACTCACGCAGGGCTCAACTTGCAAATATTCCTGACTTGGCCTGGTCTTAAGCTAGCACTGGGAGGAAGGATGCATGCATGAGCGTGTTGGATTATTGCTTCATGCAATTTGGCTGCAACTTGGTGTCCCCCCAGTTCACATGAGTCTGGCCATAGTGAGAACTGAGAAGGAAGCAGCCGCCGGTCCTATTTTTCTTTCCCGGCTAGAAACTGAAGTCCCGTTTCAGCTTTTTACAACCGCGACAGTATTCGTAACTAGCGAGCAATACAGGTTTGATGATCAAGAACCGATATTGGATTAGAGTATTTTTTTTAACGAGCAGGTTATATTTCTTAAATTCTTCCTTGCGAGGCAAGCTTCAAGTTTAACATCTTGTGTCGCTTATTATTTAGAAAACTTTTTAGTGGTAAGCGATGTACATGTCACTCGTAGTGAGACGTTTACGGTGGTTCAATGGATCTCGGGATCTTCACAAGATCTGAAGATGTGTTAGTCCAGTCTCAGTCTCATATAGACTTTCCATAGATGTGTGATAGTCAGGACGTGCACAATGTTTTCTTAAACATTCAGGTTTGATAGATGTATATAGAAATTCTGGATTTATAACCCTCAAAGACGTCGGTCATTGAACCCATTGGAAAATTGACAAACATAAATCAAGAATGTTTGCCTCTAGCAGGCCATTGGGTCCACTCTCCAGCCCAGTCCAAACCAAGTGGAAAGGATAAATGGTCCATTTGAGATTCCACCACTCTTGCAGGCCCATTGAAAAAAACTCTCAGCCCATGAAGCCCAATTAACATGCTCCACACACTCACTTGTACAATGCGATACGCTACCTGtagaggaaggagaagaaaaaaaagaaagaaaaatgctTCGGCTCAGTCACTGAGAGCGTGTTGGGATAGCAGCCAAATTTTGGCTCGCCCATGCCCACACCACACACGCGCACGCAGTTCATTTTCGAGCCCGCGCGCGGCCAATTCTTGGGCGGCTGTTTTGTCCGCTAAGATTTGGCCGGCCAATGGTTTGGCCGGACTTGGCAATGGGCCAGTGGCAGCATCCAAACGCACCCTCAGCTCAGCCGAACTGACGCCATAAAAAACCATGGCgaccatgccgccgccgccgccctggttcccgccccctcccccgcgcgccgtCTTCTCCCCTCGCTGCACCGCCCTCCAGAACCCATCCACTCACGCGCAGCACTGCCACCTGCTCGACGGCGCGCCCCAGAGCCAGGGGCATGCGTcgccgcgccacgcgcgcgcgcgggaccTCGCCGCGCCCTTCGCGCGGGAGATCGGCGCCTGCGTCCGCGCGCGGCGGTGGGGCGCGGCGTGCGAGGCGTTCGCGTCCATGCGCGCCGTGGGGGCCGCGCCCGACAGGTTCCTCCTCCCGCAGGTGCTCCGCGCCTGCGCCGGGCTGGGCGCCCCCCGCCTcgcggccgccgcgcacgcgctcgccgccAAGGGCGGGGCCGCGCTCGCCGGGGACCCCGTCGTCGGGAACGCGATCGTCGCCATGTACGCGGCGCTGGGGGACGTGGCCTCCGCGCGCGCCGCGTTCGCGTCGCTGCCCGACCGCGACGTCGTGGCTTGGACCGCGCTCATAGGCGCGCACGCCGATGCCGGGGAGCTGGACGAGGCCTTCGGCCTGTTCGAACAGATGCAAGAGAGCGGCGTGCGGCCGGACGTGATTTCTTGGAACACGCTGGTGTCAGGATTTGCAAGAAATGGTGACCTCGGTGCTGCGCTGCATCTGTTTGACGAAATGCGGCTCAGAGGTGTCGAGCCGGGGGTCAATTCATGGAACTGCATCATCTCCGGTTGTGTGCAGAATGCACTGTATGACGAGGCTATGGGGATTTTTCAGGAGATGTGTGAGAGCAAGATGCCTGATTCGGTGACTGTGGCTAGTATTCTCCCTGCTTGCACTGGCTTGCAGGCACTAAGAATCGGAAAGCAACTGCATTCTTATGTTTTGCGGCATGGAATCAAGCTCAACGTTTACATTGGAGCATCCTTGATTAGCATGTACTCTGAATGCGGAGAATTTGATTATGCAAGAGTTGTATTTTCCTCCATTGAGGAAGAGAAGAATGTCACTGTCTGGAATGAGTTAATTCAATTGTATATCAGAGAGGGGAGGATGGACAAGGCGTGGGAAGCTTTTAACTTGATGCAGGAGGATGGATTGGAGCCTGACATTGTCACATATAACAGCTTCATTGCTGAATATGCTAGAGCAGGTCAGAAAGAACAAGCTTATGAATTGTTTTCAGGCATGGTTGGCATGGGCCTGAAGCCTAATGTGGTCTCAATGAATGCGTTAATATGTGGTTTTTACCAACATGGCCTTTACACTGATGCACTGGACGCTTTCAGATACATGCAGTGTTCTGGTGATGGGAAAGCAAAGTCATGGAAATTTCTTGATAATAGCAGCCCAATTAAACCAACAGGCACAACCATTACTGGTGTCCTCTCATTGTTAACAGACCTCAAGTTAGATCGTCTCGGGAAGGAAGTACACTGCTATGCTTTAAAGAATGGTTTGACATCAAACATCTTTGTTTCAAGCAAACTGGTTGACCTTTACGGTAAGACTGGTGATATGACATCTGCTGCTAACGTCTTCCAGAAAATTGAGAACAAGAATGTTGTCACATGGAACAGTCTGTTGGCAGCTTACAAGCATAACAGGAAGCCAGAAGTTGCATTGAAGCTGTTTGGTGAAGTGCTCGAGTCCAATTTGCATCCCAATTTGGTTACAGTACAGATAGCTCTTTTGTCGTGTGGTATGACAATGGCATTGGGATATGGCAGAGAACTGCACAGCTACATCACGAAATGCTGGTCTGGTGGCTACCCAGCTACTCTTGCATGTGCTTTGATGGATATGTATGGGAAATGTGGTAATATTGAGGATGCTAGATTGGTTTTCGAGTGCACTGTTCCAAAGGACATAGCAGTATGGAACACAATGATGAGCTGTTACTTGCTTCATAGGATGCCTAGGGATGTTATAGATTTGTTCAATTGTTTGGAACAATCTAACATTCAACCAGACCCcattacttttattttacttcttTCAGCTTGTAAACAAGAAGGCCTGTTGGAGGAAGCTCAGAGCTATTTCTACAATATGGAAGATGTATATGGCATAAAACCAACTTTAAAACACTATACTTGCATGGTTGACATCATGGGATCAGCTGGGCTACTGGTGGAGTCACTAGCACTTATCCAGAAGATGCCGCTTGAACCAGATGCATGCCTATGGTCTACTGTTCTTAGAGCTTGTAAGATGCATTCAAATCTAGAGGTTGGAGAGAAGGCAGCAAAAGCTCTTTTCGAGCTTGAACCAGATAATACATCAAACTACATGGTGCTTTCGAATATATATGCAGACACAGGCTTGTGGGAATCCACTGAGGCTGTGAGGGATGCCATGACAGAGCAAGGGTTACATGTTGAGAGACAATGCAGCTGGTTACACAATGGTACAACTGTGCATGCTTTCGAGGCTGGAGATCTGTCGCATCCCGCAATTGATGCAATTTTGAGTACATGGAAAGACTTAACTATCAGGATGGAGCAATCTGGGTACTCCCCTCGAGATATTGAGCCCTATTGCAATGTAGAAGTTGATCCATTCTCATGCCACCACACAGAGAAGATCGCTGTGTGTTATGGGCTCATTTCAACGAATGATAATGAACCAATACGCATCTCAAAGAATTTTAGAATGTGCATGGAGTGCCATTCATCGATCAAATTTATCTCAAGGGACAAGAACCGGCAAAtacttgtttcagatggttgcaCCTATCACCATTTTAGGGATGGAACTTGCAGCTGTGGAGATGCATGGTAAATAAGGGGACTAACTAAAAGGGTGGATCCTGCATGCCATGGAAGACAGTAGTATCGGATGATGGTGAACATTTGCACCATTGCACTATTATCAGTAATGGCTGGATATCAACAGTCAATGTCACCATCTTGAAAGCATTAAACAGTTCTGTGTATATCCAGTTTGCTCCTTGGAGCCAGGCAGCAAATATGATCTTCATCTATGAAGCTGGAGTTCTTTGCTAGAAAGGGGCAAGCTAGAAGGACTGACCGGATCTGCAGCATCCCCACTTGATGCCAATTCAGGGAGGAAGTCTTTAGTTTTACTCAGGCTTCCTATAAAGGCATGGCATGCATCATACGAACTATGGATGGTTCATACTTCATACTGTTAGATATCATCATAGTTGAGACTTGATACAATGTCTCACTCTTCAGTTATCGATCGACAGGTAGCAAGTAGTCTGAATGTGCTTATAGCTGCTTTTATTCAGCCAGTCTTCCTTCTGTTACATAAGCATTGGCCTTTCGATACACAATGGTGCTAGGAACACCTGTCTTCGattcttttcttttatattACCTTATTTATATTAAGGATACATTAACCAGCACATAATAATCATGCCAAAAAATAAAGATACAATCGAGTCAGTAAAGTCGTCTTCTCCACCATATCCATCGCAACTGTGGCCACTCTATCGTTCATCTTGTCGCCAGTGGGAGAGAGAACAATTAGATAACCGAGCAAGATTTGGACAAACCCCAATTGCACAATGGCTTTGGAAGACCGCAACACTGACCGCTCGGAAGAATGAATCCGTCTCTTTTCAGCACGCCCTCCCGTTACCAGTTACTAGCTTTATCCGTGAACGTTACACATGGAAGCAGGTACTACCGGTAGAAATTTACACACGAATAGTTTCGGTTTGGTGACCAGCAGCCTTGAGGCTCCTGGGCAAAGCTCATAACCCAAAATGCGTGTACAGTCGAAGTTCCTTGCAGTAAACACCAAATCTGTTTGGGATACTACAGCAGACTTCAATAAATGGACTTTAAGATACCTAAATGAAGCTCAAGAATTAAACAAAAAAGAATATTTATTTCCTAATCAGACTAGAGAACAAACATTTTTGCAGTATACCTTGCGACAAAAATAGGCTTTTTTTGTTCTTAGCCCAAGCCTGCTACATATTTGCCATATCCTGATAAACAATCTATCTTCACGTGGGTGGTAGGGCTAGAAATCAAGAACCGGACCCTATCTCAGGAGCGATGCTATAGAATCATCTTGGTCGGTGCAGCTGAGCCTCGCTTCTCGGCTTCTGGGCTGCGGATGCTGGGAGCGCAAAAGGGAATAGAACGAAAAGGATTACATGGTAGAATCCTGCGAGCTTGCTTCTGGTAGCCACAACTTCTTCCGGATTATCAAGATCATTTCATTCTCCTCAGATTCTGGGCTGGTTTCAGCATCTACAACAGTTATTGCTTCCCAGTGAAGTGCATGGAGATACTTCTTGATGAAGTCAGTGACAATGCTCTTGTCCCTCACGATGATAAACCCAGTTGGCCTGAGGATACGGTCCATTTCAAGGAGCAGGTCTTCCGCACTGCAACCTCTTTTGTCAAGGTCGGAGAAGACTGTCCATGCGTGGAGAAGATCATATGTTCGAGGATAGGTCGAGAAGGCTTCACACCTGCAGAGACATTATTGTATTTCAGTAAAAAATAACAGTGGGAACACAATCTTCCTGCTTGTAGGAAAGCTTGCCAGTAACAATATTGACTGAACACAGCAAGATCCAACAAATCTAGATGTACCCATTGAGGACCTGATGATTAACATTTGCAATGGCAATGCTATGAAAGCTTCAGTCAGACCAGAACACATTGAATGTAACTCAATTGTCCTTAATTACCCATAGCTCTGAAGCTATTTTTGGAGAGCTTAGCTTGAGGTTCATGGTCATATAGCTAAATTTATTAAGTTAACATGCCACAACAAATAGTAGAATAAACATGGGGCAGTCCACTTTCGAGAAGCTAAAAAAAGTAGACACAGACAACATAACACTGTTATTAGATGGACTGACCAATAGACAAAACATAATATCAGTATTGGCCAAAACTCGTTGCAGCAACCAAGCACAAACTGCCCAATAGTTTCAGATAGATCAGGACTAGAATGGTAGCAGAATGGTCATAAATGAGCTTCAT from Panicum hallii strain FIL2 chromosome 9, PHallii_v3.1, whole genome shotgun sequence includes:
- the LOC112877656 gene encoding pentatricopeptide repeat-containing protein At5g04780, mitochondrial-like yields the protein MATMPPPPPWFPPPPPRAVFSPRCTALQNPSTHAQHCHLLDGAPQSQGHASPRHARARDLAAPFAREIGACVRARRWGAACEAFASMRAVGAAPDRFLLPQVLRACAGLGAPRLAAAAHALAAKGGAALAGDPVVGNAIVAMYAALGDVASARAAFASLPDRDVVAWTALIGAHADAGELDEAFGLFEQMQESGVRPDVISWNTLVSGFARNGDLGAALHLFDEMRLRGVEPGVNSWNCIISGCVQNALYDEAMGIFQEMCESKMPDSVTVASILPACTGLQALRIGKQLHSYVLRHGIKLNVYIGASLISMYSECGEFDYARVVFSSIEEEKNVTVWNELIQLYIREGRMDKAWEAFNLMQEDGLEPDIVTYNSFIAEYARAGQKEQAYELFSGMVGMGLKPNVVSMNALICGFYQHGLYTDALDAFRYMQCSGDGKAKSWKFLDNSSPIKPTGTTITGVLSLLTDLKLDRLGKEVHCYALKNGLTSNIFVSSKLVDLYGKTGDMTSAANVFQKIENKNVVTWNSLLAAYKHNRKPEVALKLFGEVLESNLHPNLVTVQIALLSCGMTMALGYGRELHSYITKCWSGGYPATLACALMDMYGKCGNIEDARLVFECTVPKDIAVWNTMMSCYLLHRMPRDVIDLFNCLEQSNIQPDPITFILLLSACKQEGLLEEAQSYFYNMEDVYGIKPTLKHYTCMVDIMGSAGLLVESLALIQKMPLEPDACLWSTVLRACKMHSNLEVGEKAAKALFELEPDNTSNYMVLSNIYADTGLWESTEAVRDAMTEQGLHVERQCSWLHNGTTVHAFEAGDLSHPAIDAILSTWKDLTIRMEQSGYSPRDIEPYCNVEVDPFSCHHTEKIAVCYGLISTNDNEPIRISKNFRMCMECHSSIKFISRDKNRQILVSDGCTYHHFRDGTCSCGDAW